Proteins encoded by one window of Brevibacterium atlanticum:
- a CDS encoding restriction endonuclease subunit S domain-containing protein has protein sequence MVHKPAWFTEGQVFVSYAPTVGINKDGEELYVVDELTGQRTGVIDDKLLDDVRSLESGEYTETGRWVDADDLTGRLLAVPAYFDARPITDFEEMMSRPEMKEFEALTIEELVKKGWVTTQGGHGSPSADLRRGTVPYIKVSDIRAGQININPTNRVSEVVARRFWKGNESGLQQWDLITPIRTSKNIGEFAVLMPGQEHVVLTKEMLILRVTDEAPFDNFYLLWALTLKAVRRQWERVIFMQTNREDVGSRYREIVLPIPPSENIAFSRSEPFRTYYEGIDKLRKHLVSYLESDDKHHLFISTAAMALEEAPEL, from the coding sequence ATGGTTCATAAACCAGCTTGGTTCACCGAGGGACAGGTTTTCGTCTCGTACGCGCCGACGGTAGGGATCAATAAGGACGGCGAGGAGCTCTATGTCGTCGACGAGTTGACCGGGCAACGCACTGGCGTCATCGACGACAAGCTATTGGACGACGTTAGAAGCCTGGAGTCCGGGGAGTACACGGAGACCGGTCGATGGGTCGACGCCGACGACCTTACCGGCCGTCTGTTGGCTGTGCCGGCATACTTCGATGCGCGCCCTATCACCGACTTCGAGGAGATGATGAGTCGCCCCGAGATGAAGGAATTCGAGGCTCTCACCATTGAGGAGTTGGTCAAAAAAGGTTGGGTCACGACTCAAGGCGGGCACGGCAGTCCGTCGGCTGACCTTCGCCGCGGGACCGTCCCGTACATCAAGGTTTCCGACATCCGCGCCGGGCAGATCAACATCAACCCGACCAACCGCGTGAGTGAAGTAGTGGCACGTAGGTTCTGGAAGGGCAACGAGTCCGGGCTTCAGCAGTGGGACCTGATCACGCCAATCCGCACCAGCAAAAACATTGGTGAGTTCGCAGTCCTCATGCCTGGGCAGGAGCACGTCGTGCTTACCAAAGAGATGCTAATTCTACGAGTGACCGACGAGGCGCCCTTCGACAACTTCTATCTCCTCTGGGCCCTGACGCTAAAGGCAGTGCGCCGGCAGTGGGAGCGAGTCATTTTCATGCAGACCAACAGGGAAGATGTCGGAAGCCGATACCGCGAGATCGTCCTCCCGATCCCACCGAGCGAGAACATTGCGTTCAGCCGGTCAGAACCGTTTCGTACCTATTACGAGGGGATCGACAAGCTGCGCAAGCACCTTGTTTCGTATCTTGAATCGGACGACAAGCACCACCTCTTCATCTCGACCGCTGCAATGGCTCTCGAGGAGGCCCCGGAGCTGTGA
- a CDS encoding quinone oxidoreductase family protein: MTQAVLAMQAGGPEVLEFGEVPTPKPGAGEVLVDIEAAGVNFIDTYRRSGVYPMEYPHIVGVEGTGRIAEVGEGVESWQVGDRVAWHEAPGSYATQVVVNTNNLLRVPEGVSAEVAAAMPLQGLTAQYLATSSHEIKPGQTALVHAGAGGVGLLLTQIIKHLGGNVISTVSTEEKAELSRKAGADEVFLYGDGVDITAKVKELTDGEGVDVAYDGVGKDTFDASLASIKPLGSMVLFGGASGQVPPFEIQRLNSSGGIFLSRPSLAWFVRSSEELAKRSAMLFNGIEHGWLNFRIGATFALADAADAHRALEGRETTGKVVLTA, translated from the coding sequence ATGACCCAGGCAGTGCTTGCGATGCAGGCTGGTGGACCCGAGGTGCTCGAGTTCGGTGAGGTTCCGACCCCGAAGCCGGGCGCTGGTGAGGTGCTCGTCGATATCGAGGCGGCGGGTGTGAACTTCATCGACACGTATCGTCGTTCGGGCGTGTACCCGATGGAGTACCCGCACATCGTCGGCGTTGAGGGCACGGGTCGCATCGCCGAGGTGGGCGAGGGCGTTGAGAGTTGGCAGGTCGGTGACCGTGTCGCCTGGCACGAGGCGCCGGGATCGTATGCGACGCAGGTCGTAGTGAATACGAACAACCTGCTGCGGGTTCCTGAGGGTGTGAGCGCCGAGGTGGCTGCGGCGATGCCGCTGCAGGGCCTGACCGCGCAGTACCTGGCGACGAGTTCGCATGAGATCAAGCCTGGACAGACGGCACTCGTCCATGCTGGCGCCGGTGGTGTGGGACTGTTGCTCACGCAGATCATCAAGCATCTGGGCGGCAATGTCATCTCGACGGTGAGCACCGAGGAGAAGGCGGAGCTGTCGCGGAAGGCCGGCGCGGATGAGGTGTTCCTCTATGGTGACGGCGTCGACATCACGGCGAAGGTCAAGGAGCTCACGGACGGCGAGGGTGTCGATGTCGCGTATGACGGGGTCGGCAAGGACACGTTCGATGCATCGCTGGCGTCGATCAAGCCGCTGGGTTCGATGGTGCTCTTCGGCGGAGCCTCGGGTCAGGTGCCGCCGTTCGAAATTCAGCGCCTGAACTCATCGGGCGGAATCTTCCTCTCCCGTCCGTCCCTGGCATGGTTCGTCCGGTCCTCGGAGGAGCTGGCGAAGCGTTCGGCCATGCTCTTCAACGGTATCGAACACGGCTGGCTCAACTTCCGCATTGGCGCGACGTTTGCACTTGCCGATGCCGCTGATGCGCATCGTGCGCTTGAGGGACGCGAAACGACCGGCAAGGTTGTACTCACGGCCTAG
- the argB gene encoding acetylglutamate kinase: MSTKSTAARLAAAQVKAEALTEALPWIKTFAGATIVIKYGGNAMISPELQQSFADDIAFLRFAGIRPVVVHGGGPQISAMLARLGIESEFKAGQRVTTEEAAEVIRMVLSGQVNRDIVSRINQNGDAAIGLSGEDADLMLAHKTTAEVDGQTVDLGRVGEIAQVNTTVLTELLDAGRVPVICSIASEIGGEAGKPLNINADLAASAVAKALKADKLIMLTDVPGLYANWPDTSSLISRIGPAKLRELLPSLDSGMIPKMTAALEAIEDGVQQAHIIDGRMAHSLLLEVFTSEGIGTMVEDTIVEPAPLGDGHTTEVKHD; this comes from the coding sequence ATGTCCACGAAATCCACCGCCGCCCGGCTCGCCGCCGCCCAGGTCAAGGCCGAAGCGCTCACCGAAGCGCTGCCCTGGATCAAGACCTTCGCCGGCGCCACCATCGTCATCAAATACGGCGGCAACGCAATGATCTCCCCGGAACTCCAGCAGTCCTTCGCCGACGACATCGCCTTCCTCCGCTTCGCCGGCATCCGCCCCGTCGTCGTCCACGGCGGCGGCCCGCAGATCTCCGCCATGCTCGCCCGCCTCGGTATCGAATCCGAGTTCAAGGCGGGGCAGCGCGTGACCACCGAGGAGGCCGCCGAGGTCATCCGCATGGTCCTGTCCGGCCAGGTCAACCGCGATATCGTCTCCCGCATCAACCAGAACGGTGACGCCGCGATCGGCCTGTCCGGTGAGGACGCCGACCTCATGCTCGCGCACAAGACCACCGCCGAGGTGGACGGGCAAACCGTCGATCTCGGCCGGGTGGGCGAGATCGCCCAGGTGAATACCACCGTGCTCACCGAACTCCTCGACGCCGGACGGGTGCCCGTCATCTGCTCGATCGCCTCGGAGATCGGGGGAGAAGCGGGAAAGCCGTTGAACATCAACGCCGACCTGGCTGCCTCGGCGGTGGCGAAAGCATTGAAGGCGGACAAACTCATCATGCTCACCGATGTGCCCGGCCTCTACGCGAACTGGCCGGACACGTCCTCGCTCATCTCCCGCATCGGCCCGGCCAAGCTGCGCGAACTCTTGCCCTCACTCGACTCGGGCATGATCCCGAAGATGACCGCCGCCCTCGAAGCGATCGAGGACGGCGTGCAGCAGGCCCACATCATCGACGGCCGGATGGCGCATTCGCTGCTGCTCGAGGTCTTCACCTCGGAGGGCATCGGCACCATGGTCGAGGACACCATCGTCGAACCTGCACCGCTGGGCGACGGACACACCACGGAGGTCAAACATGACTGA
- the argC gene encoding N-acetyl-gamma-glutamyl-phosphate reductase translates to MNDLTVAVSGATGYAGGEVLRLLSTHTHLNVTTVCGHSTAGEKLGRHQPHLARYSDFVVQESTAEVLAGHDVVVLALPHGQSGQIAAELESTSPDTLIVDLAADHRLISADAWEKFYGSAHQGTWTYGLPELLTADGTKQREALKSTKRIAVPGCNVTAVTLGLAPLIQAGLAAPTGLNAVLANGVSGAGKALKPHLTAAEILGNASPYGTGGTHRHVPEIEQNLNGLLGADAADGPTRISFTPTLVPMARGILATITADAGEAAPRTAEGLLDAAALKDQLAASFAQAYGDEPFVRVLPEGQWPQTAATIGSNVAQVQFTVDERAEKILVVVALDNLVRGTAGQALQSIHLALGLDEATALPLEGVAP, encoded by the coding sequence ATGAACGATCTTACGGTTGCCGTCTCCGGTGCCACCGGATACGCCGGGGGAGAGGTCCTCCGGCTGCTGAGCACTCACACTCACTTGAACGTCACGACGGTGTGCGGACATTCCACTGCTGGCGAGAAGCTCGGCCGACATCAACCCCATCTTGCCCGATATTCCGACTTCGTGGTCCAAGAGTCCACCGCCGAGGTGCTCGCCGGCCACGATGTCGTCGTCCTCGCGCTCCCACACGGACAGTCCGGACAGATCGCCGCCGAGCTCGAATCCACGAGCCCGGACACCCTCATCGTCGACCTCGCCGCCGACCATCGCCTCATCAGCGCCGACGCCTGGGAGAAGTTCTACGGCTCCGCCCACCAGGGCACCTGGACCTACGGTCTGCCCGAACTCCTCACCGCCGACGGTACGAAACAGCGCGAGGCCCTGAAGTCGACGAAGCGCATCGCTGTGCCCGGCTGCAACGTCACCGCCGTGACGCTCGGCCTCGCCCCGCTCATCCAGGCCGGGCTTGCCGCACCGACCGGGCTCAACGCCGTGCTCGCCAATGGCGTCTCTGGCGCAGGCAAGGCACTCAAGCCGCATCTGACCGCCGCTGAGATCCTCGGCAATGCCTCCCCGTATGGCACCGGTGGCACCCACCGGCACGTGCCCGAGATCGAACAGAACCTCAACGGTCTCCTCGGCGCCGACGCCGCCGACGGTCCCACCCGGATCTCCTTCACCCCGACGCTCGTGCCCATGGCCCGCGGAATCCTCGCGACCATCACTGCGGACGCTGGAGAAGCCGCACCGCGGACCGCCGAAGGACTCCTTGACGCCGCTGCTCTCAAGGACCAGCTGGCTGCTTCCTTCGCTCAGGCCTACGGTGACGAGCCGTTCGTCCGTGTCCTGCCCGAAGGTCAGTGGCCGCAGACCGCGGCGACGATCGGGTCGAACGTCGCGCAGGTCCAGTTCACCGTCGACGAACGCGCGGAGAAGATCCTCGTCGTCGTGGCCTTGGACAACCTCGTCCGCGGCACCGCCGGACAGGCCCTTCAATCCATCCATCTGGCACTCGGCCTCGACGAGGCCACCGCACTTCCCCTCGAAGGAGTTGCCCCATGA
- a CDS encoding helicase associated domain-containing protein, producing the protein MVRQGVDFERGMARLASYARTYGHANPKNTEVWLDWKIGLWVRELRNKHRAGKLSDSQVAEAKGIGLRFEPPYRDKPVRLTGAQRRESEQLARLESLQPFYKEHGHINVKQIDGLKEWPRAGAWIARLRQAYRQGKLPSRVVEKAEAMGIAWKVSSRPKY; encoded by the coding sequence ATGGTGCGGCAAGGGGTCGACTTCGAGCGAGGCATGGCACGTCTCGCTTCTTATGCCCGGACCTATGGTCATGCAAATCCCAAGAACACCGAGGTCTGGCTCGACTGGAAAATTGGTCTCTGGGTACGTGAGTTACGCAACAAACACCGCGCCGGAAAGTTGTCTGACAGCCAAGTTGCTGAAGCCAAAGGAATCGGCTTGCGCTTTGAACCACCATACCGAGACAAGCCAGTGCGGTTGACTGGAGCGCAGCGCCGCGAGTCCGAACAACTGGCACGGCTAGAGAGCCTACAGCCGTTCTACAAGGAACACGGCCACATAAACGTAAAGCAAATCGACGGACTTAAGGAATGGCCGCGCGCCGGAGCATGGATCGCACGCTTACGCCAAGCTTACCGTCAAGGCAAGTTGCCGAGTCGCGTCGTCGAGAAGGCGGAAGCGATGGGGATCGCATGGAAAGTCAGCTCACGACCGAAATATTGA
- the argJ gene encoding bifunctional glutamate N-acetyltransferase/amino-acid acetyltransferase ArgJ, translated as MSVTAPLGFSAAGLTAGLKPSGTKDLSLVINAGPSDAVAAVYTSNRCKANPVLWSQKVSADGHARAVVLNSGGANCYTGDFGYETTILTAQTAAQLLTETGTDTSPEDILVCSTGLIGVGGQDFRDAIVDNLAPLVAAADTSVEAGQSAAEAIMTTDTVAKTATREGSTGFTIGGMAKGAGMLAPGLATMLVVITTDAAVDQAVLDAALRSATNQSFDRLDTDGCMSTNDTVILMSSAAHDATVDTDEFTALVKEVCLDLMHQLHVDAEGAHHDIAITTQGAASEDDAVTVSRSVSRSALFKAAIFGEDPNWGRVVAQVGTTSAEFDPTQIDVIINGVEVCRASGPFDDPEKVEFRRQVDVVIDLHAGDHTATVWTSDLTHDYVEENSAYST; from the coding sequence ATGAGCGTGACCGCACCCCTCGGCTTCAGTGCCGCAGGACTGACCGCAGGGCTCAAACCCTCCGGCACCAAAGACCTCTCGCTGGTCATCAACGCCGGACCGTCGGACGCCGTCGCCGCTGTCTACACCTCGAATCGGTGCAAGGCCAACCCCGTCCTCTGGTCCCAGAAGGTCTCGGCGGATGGGCACGCCCGCGCCGTCGTCCTCAACTCCGGGGGAGCGAACTGCTACACCGGCGACTTCGGCTACGAGACGACGATCCTGACCGCCCAGACCGCCGCGCAGCTGCTCACCGAGACCGGCACCGACACGAGCCCTGAGGACATCCTCGTCTGCTCGACCGGACTCATCGGCGTCGGCGGTCAGGACTTCCGCGACGCGATTGTCGACAACCTCGCCCCGCTCGTCGCCGCCGCCGACACGAGCGTCGAAGCCGGCCAGTCCGCCGCCGAAGCGATCATGACCACCGACACCGTCGCAAAGACCGCCACCCGCGAAGGCTCAACCGGCTTCACGATCGGCGGCATGGCCAAAGGCGCGGGCATGCTCGCACCCGGCTTAGCGACCATGCTCGTCGTAATCACCACCGACGCCGCCGTCGACCAAGCTGTGCTCGATGCGGCACTGCGGTCAGCGACGAACCAGTCCTTCGACCGCCTCGACACCGACGGGTGCATGTCGACGAACGACACCGTCATCCTCATGTCCTCGGCCGCCCACGACGCGACCGTCGACACCGATGAGTTCACGGCACTGGTCAAAGAGGTCTGCCTCGACCTCATGCACCAGCTGCACGTCGACGCCGAAGGCGCCCACCACGACATCGCCATCACCACCCAGGGCGCAGCCAGCGAAGACGACGCCGTCACAGTCTCGCGTTCGGTCTCCCGTTCGGCCCTTTTCAAGGCCGCAATCTTCGGGGAAGACCCGAACTGGGGTCGGGTCGTCGCCCAGGTGGGAACCACCTCGGCGGAATTCGATCCCACCCAGATCGACGTGATCATCAACGGCGTCGAAGTCTGCCGCGCCTCGGGACCCTTCGACGACCCCGAGAAAGTCGAGTTCCGACGACAGGTCGACGTCGTCATCGACCTCCACGCAGGCGATCACACCGCCACGGTCTGGACCTCAGACCTCACCCACGATTACGTCGAAGAGAACAGCGCCTACTCCACATGA